A stretch of the Papaver somniferum cultivar HN1 chromosome 6, ASM357369v1, whole genome shotgun sequence genome encodes the following:
- the LOC113287919 gene encoding uncharacterized protein LOC113287919 isoform X2, translating into MATMPIKDGGLGVYTMADTDAAPHYMKSLTTIYFGGVRNTLPSSFALNDREYLLWQYNKKEHAMDFLKSIPISGMNQSVGSRQFSVVLQYRLDNGNPSRPADIIVYNWKYGKDVCFNVTGVSPFTSARTRNFTPGHAINVAVSRKVNKYLNICTTHGYGFKALDFTTLGELGEDTILFLKRVGNCLASHDANYKVGSSLFYRLGIIIQKGVGAQLVARLPTNSL; encoded by the exons ATGGCGACTATGCCAATTAAAGATGGAGGGTTAGGGGTTTATACTATGGCAGATACTG ACGCTGCCCCCCATTATATGAAGTCTTTGACAACGATTTACTTCGGTGGTGTTAGGAATACTTTGCCCTCTAGCTTTGCTTTGAATGACCGTGAATATTTATTGTGGCAGTACAACAAGAAGGAACATGCGATGGATTTTCTAAAATCCATACCTATTAGTGGGATGAATCAGTCGGTTGGATCGAGACAGTTTAGTGTTGTTTTGCAGTATCGTTTAG ACAACGGTAACCCCTCAAGGCCTGCTGATATTATCGTTTACAACTGGAAATATGGCAAGGATGTTTGCTTTAATGTCACCGGAGTTTCTCCCTTCACGAGTGCTAGAACCCGTAACTTCACACCAGGCCATGCTATTAATGTCGCAGTCTCACGCAAAGTTAACAAGTATTTGAACATATGCACTACACACGGATATGGCTTCAAAGCTTTGGATTTCACAACCTTAGGTGAACTCGGGGAAGACACCATTTTATTTCTTAAACGTGTGGGCAACTGCCTTGCTAGCCATGATGCTAATTACAAAGTTGGTAGTTCTCTCTTTTATCGATTAggcattattattcaaaaaggtgttggtgcccaacttgtcGCCCGACTACCAACCAACTCTTTGTAA
- the LOC113287919 gene encoding uncharacterized protein LOC113287919 isoform X1 — protein sequence MLNSIFQKQITTVVSIPPPCRLNFSRALKSALDKVLARPVDLVVWLHLLLLPVCTLNLYIPKGTGEERSGVRKKLQIAAINQPLCKWREPKGCVVLVQNLLDLTKHSAKQQRPRRKKEENANIQACKKKINFGHFTAVIRVLFSDGIAPATSETLHDLQQKHPFARPPIVPADDITTPSLDVDATLVLFALKSFPKGTSCARYGLRDQHLLDAMSGTTAAVDDDLLQSIAGVVNLWLTGLCPPILGEYVANALLIPLLKPGGGLRPTAVGTIWRRLCSKLAASVACKHITSYLGTHQFGVGIPGGGGYTARS from the coding sequence ATGCTTAACTCGATTTTTCAGAAGCAAATTACCACTGTAGTAAGTATACCACCCCCTTGTAGACTGAACTTTTCTCGTGCCCTTAAATCAGCTTTAGATAAAGTGCTTGCTCGCCCTGTGGATTTAGTAGTTTGGTTGCACCTGCTTTTACTCCCTGTTTGCACGCTTAATTTGTATATACCTAAGGGCACTGGCGAAGAACGATCTGGGGTTAGAAAAAAACTGCAGATTGCAGCAATCAATCAACCTTTATGTAAGTGGAGAGAGCCTAAAGGTTGTGTTGTGCTAGTTCAAAATCTGCTAGATCTTACAAAACATAGTGCCAAGCAGCAGCGGCCCAGGAGGAAGAAGGAAGAAAACGCCAATATACAGGCTTGCAAGAAGAAGATCAACTTTGGCCATTTTACGGCTGTTATCCGTGTTCTTTTTTCTGATGGCATTGCACCTGCGACTTCAGAGACACTACATGATCTCCAGCAAAAACATCCCTTTGCTCGACCCCCAATTGTACCTGCAGATGATATTACCACCCCTTCTTTAGATGTTGATGCAACTTTGGTTTTATTTGCTCTGAAAAGCTTCCCTAAGGGCACTTCATGTGCACGATACGGCCTTAGAGATCAGCATCTGCTTGACGCAATGAGTGGTACCACTGCTGCTGTGGATGATGACTTGTTACAATCCATTGCAGGGGTAGTTAATTTATGGCTAACTGGTCTTTGCCCTCCAATTCTTGGTGAATACGTGGCCAACGCACTATTAATCCCACTCCTCAAGCCAGGTGGTGGATTGCGACCAACTGCTGTGGGCACAATATGGAGGAGACTATGCTCCAAGCTTGCTGCCAGTGTTGCCTGTAAACACATTACTTCTTATTTGGGCACACATCAGTTTGGTGTTGGGATACCTGGTGGGGGAGGGTATACTGCACGCAGCTAA